From Dreissena polymorpha isolate Duluth1 chromosome 15, UMN_Dpol_1.0, whole genome shotgun sequence, a single genomic window includes:
- the LOC127860508 gene encoding uncharacterized protein LOC127860508 — protein sequence MYACARIAAPAARCIVSSSSKALVRPISCTVFSKDYTGVTVNQMRNFQTSVAKRDIDQAARYIGAGAATVGTAGAGAGIGTVFGSMCIAFARNPAMKQQLFGYAILGFALSEAMGIFCLGMAFLIVYAL from the exons ATGTACGCCTGTGCCAGAATCGCCGCTCCAGCTGCACGATGCATC GTGTCAAGCTCAAGCAAAGCCTTGGTCAGACCTATCAGCTGCACTGTTTTCTCAAAAGAT TACACTGGTGTCACAGTAAATCAG ATGAGAAACTTCCAGACCAGTGTTGCCAAACGTGATATTGACCAGGCTGCCAGATACATTGGAGCTGGTGCTGCCACAGTAGGAACAGCTGGTGCTG GAGCCGGTATTGGAACAGTGTTCGGCAGCATGTGCATCGCCTTTGCCCGTAACCCAGCCATGAAGCAGCAGCTCTTTGGTTACGCTATCCTGGGATTCGCCCTGTCTGAGGCCATGGGCATCTTCTGTCTGGGCATGGCTTTCCTCATCGTGTATGCTCTTTAA